The following is a genomic window from Halichoerus grypus chromosome 13, mHalGry1.hap1.1, whole genome shotgun sequence.
tgctGGGTCTGTCCGCTCTCAGGGTGCAGGGCCTCTGGCATTCGGGGGCTGCTTGCTGCCTCGTCCTGCCGACGTTCTGGAACGTGTGTGATCGTGTTTCTCTTGCTGGACTTCGAAGTTGTCTGTAgtagttgttgttgttcttaGCCCTGCTGCTGCCTGGTGGCCTCGCGTAGGACAACCCATAGGGCATGGTTTTGGGTCCGCAGTGGATTCCGTGGAGAGCTGCGCAGGGCGTGAGCATACGCTTCCCTGCCCCTCTGTGAACCCCGGGTTTTAATAAACCGCCGGTGTTTCTGATGAGTTGGTTTGCATAACTCTGCCGTTGAGCGTCAGGCGCGTGCAGGTTCGGTGCACGGAGGCCGGGCCCACGTCTGGTCCAGGCGCTCGTTGGCAGGGAAGCGTTGTCCTCACttgcctcctctccccccaaGGACTGAAGAGGGTCACGGGCGGCTTCAACTCCAAGAACAAGTGTGACGCCAGGACCTACTTCTACATGCTGCCCACGTTTGCCTTCGCCCACAAGGACCACGACGTGCAGGACGAGAGCTACCGGCTGAGCGTGGAGACGCTGCGGCGCGTCAACGGGCTCCTCGCCTGCTACAAGGGCACGCACAGCTTCCACAACTTCACCTCGCAGAAGGGGCCCCGCGAGGCCAGCGCTCGGCGCTACATCCTGGACATGTTCTGCGAGGAGCCTTTCGTGCGGGAGGGCATGGAGTTCGCGGTGATCAAGGTGAAGGGGCAGAGCTTCATGACGCACCAGATCAGGAAGATGGTCGGCCTGGTGGTGGCCATCGTCAAGGGCTACGCCCCCGAGAGCGTGCTGGAGCGCAGCTGGGGGGAGGCGAAGGTGGACGTGCCCAAGGCGCCGGGGCTTGGCCTGGTCCTGGAGCGCGTGCACTTCGAGAAGTACAACCAGCGCTTCGGCAACGACGGGCTGCATGAGCCGCTGGACTGGACGCGGGAGGAGGCGGGGGTCACGGCGTTCAAGGAGCAGCACATCTACCCCACCATCATCAGCACCGAGCGCCACGAGCGGTCCATGGCCCAGTGGCTGAGCACCTTGCCTGTGCATGACTTCAACGCCAGTGCCCACGCGGCCGCCGGCCCAGGCAccaaggtgggggctggggccgtGGGGCTGGAGGCCGGGGCTCCCTTTCAGGCTCTCGGCCAAGCTTCTCACCCGCTCTACACTGGTGTCCTTGTGTCCATTGTGCAGACGAGCAAGCTGAGGCGCAGAGAGGTGCGTCAGGCTCTCGGGGTCACGCAGCACGGACGAGCAGGGCCAGGGCGTTGGAACGGGTGGCTGGCGACCCCACAGTGCTGCTTTGTGTTTGCTCCCCACTCTGTGCCTAGTGACCTCGGACAGAGGCTGCGCTCGGGGGCCTGCCTTCCCGTCCGTGGGACGGAGGTGTGAGGACGAACACTGTGAGGTCCTCAGTGCGTGTCTGTTGTCACACCTGCTCTGGAACATGGGGTCCCTTGAGAGGCACGTGGGGTGCTTGGCGCCCGCTCCAGGTGGTTGCTGTCTGATGTGCCCTCCTGCTAGGGCCACGGCTCCAGGCGGCTCGTCCCTGCCAGGAGCATGTTAGGAGGAGGGCACGTGTGTGAGGCCCTGGAGCTAACCGTAGTCTGCAGCTGGAGTCTTTCCCTGGGGTGGGAGACGTCCCTGAGCCTGGGTTCTCTGCTGGCCCAGCAGCTCTCCACGGGCGCAGTCCCACCTGGAGCGCTGGGAGAGCGCTTCCCGTCGCCTTCGCGCCCAGAAGAGCATGCTCCTTCCCGCACACCTGGGGTTGTAAACCCACCCACG
Proteins encoded in this region:
- the PUS1 gene encoding pseudouridylate synthase 1 homolog isoform X2 → MAASSLRAAAGALRRACGAWSPRPGRRLFCSPPMAGNVQTPAPVGAAREQDRKARSGWPGGARVWEDAEQQAKKLKSSADGEPHRKLPKRKIVLLMAYSGKGYHGMQRNVGSSQFKTIEDDLVSALVQSGCIPENHGEDMKKMSFQRCARTDKGVSAAGQVVSLKVWLIDDILEKINSHLPPHIRILGLKRVTGGFNSKNKCDARTYFYMLPTFAFAHKDHDVQDESYRLSVETLRRVNGLLACYKGTHSFHNFTSQKGPREASARRYILDMFCEEPFVREGMEFAVIKVKGQSFMTHQIRKMVGLVVAIVKGYAPESVLERSWGEAKVDVPKAPGLGLVLERVHFEKYNQRFGNDGLHEPLDWTREEAGVTAFKEQHIYPTIISTERHERSMAQWLSTLPVHDFNASAHAAAGPGTKVPGPPGDSD
- the PUS1 gene encoding pseudouridylate synthase 1 homolog isoform X3 is translated as MAASSLRAAAGALRRACGAWSPRPGRRLFCSPPMAGNVQTPAPVGAAREQDRKARSGWPGGARVWEDAEQQAKKLKSSADGEPHRKLPKRKIVLLMAYSGKGYHGMQRNVGSSQFKTIEDDLVSALVQSGCIPENHGEDMKKMSFQRCARTDKGVSAAGQVVSLKVWLIDDILEKINSHLPPHIRILGLKRVTGGFNSKNKCDARTYFYMLPTFAFAHKDHDVQDESYRLSVETLRRVNGLLACYKGTHSFHNFTSQKGPREASARRYILDMFCEEPFVREGMEFAVIKVKGQSFMTHQIRKMVGLVVAIVKGYAPESVLERSWGEAKVDVPKAPGLGLVLERVHFEKYNQRFGNDGLHEPLDWTREEAGVTAFKEQHIYPTIISTERHERSMAQWLSTLPVHDFNASAHAAAGPGTKVGAGAVGLEAGAPFQALGQASHPLYTGVLVSIVQTSKLRRREVPGPPGDSD
- the PUS1 gene encoding pseudouridylate synthase 1 homolog isoform X1, with translation MAGNVQTPAPVGAAREQDRKARSGWPGGARVWEDAEQQAKKLKSSADGEPHRKLPKRKIVLLMAYSGKGYHGMQRNVGSSQFKTIEDDLVSALVQSGCIPENHGEDMKKMSFQRCARTDKGVSAAGQVVSLKVWLIDDILEKINSHLPPHIRILGLKRVTGGFNSKNKCDARTYFYMLPTFAFAHKDHDVQDESYRLSVETLRRVNGLLACYKGTHSFHNFTSQKGPREASARRYILDMFCEEPFVREGMEFAVIKVKGQSFMTHQIRKMVGLVVAIVKGYAPESVLERSWGEAKVDVPKAPGLGLVLERVHFEKYNQRFGNDGLHEPLDWTREEAGVTAFKEQHIYPTIISTERHERSMAQWLSTLPVHDFNASAHAAAGPGTKVGAGAVGLEAGAPFQALGQASHPLYTGVLVSIVQTSKLRRREVPGPPGDSD